In Lolium rigidum isolate FL_2022 chromosome 7, APGP_CSIRO_Lrig_0.1, whole genome shotgun sequence, the DNA window AAAATAACATTAATTTAGCTAATACGCGAGACATGTGCTTACTTGCTTAGAAATCAAGGGCGATATTGACCAATATCAATCAGTAATTTCTTTTTGCTATGAGTCTCGATGCTTTTCACACAGAAAACACAAGGAAATGAAAAAAATGCTCATGTTCCAGAGGGGCAACATCAGGCATGTATGGCAGCAGAAAACATATTGTTTTCCTATTCGGGGAGGAAGAAACCAGATTGTTATCTGACTATATAGTTTTAGAAGTGAGAACATCAAGCCGTGCATGCTCTCTATCTGTAAGCCTGAAGTATTGCAATGTAATCTTCAGTAAATACATATTCTAAGAGACCTGGACTGAACGGACTGGGATGGCTTGAATTGCTGTATTATATTTCTTGTCATGACTATAATATCAATAAGATATTCATATCCTAAGTATAGTTCTTCATTATATTTCTTGACGTGACTATGGATTATGTACTCTCTACATTTTTGTCAGCACCACATATTCTGTCTTTTCTAAAACTTCTTTGGATTTTACTTAGGAAGTAACAACTTTTCTAGATCTAACCTTCAATCATGTATATAAGAGTTTATTAAATAAAACGACAGATACATGATATATATCTATCCTATTAggcaagttttatgggaatgtgctATCCTAATCTGATACATACAACCATCCACAACCTGAACCATATTTTCACCAGTGTGCCGTTCACAagggaaaaacaaaaaaaaaatcacaaacaGTGGCTACCCATAAGAGCTAATCACTCCTAATCACCCGTGAACTTCCGTGTCAAATTTCGGAAACTTGAGGTTCTTCTTTAAACACAGCGCATGCAAAATTCAGAATTATGAACTGAAACTCTACAGTTTTAGAAGAAACAAATAAACAACCAAAGCTCGGGACACGATATGCAAAGTTAATTGACACTCTGAACTTGTGGAGCTCTACTAAAGGAGGAGACATCTTGTTATGGCCACTATATACCTGGAAGTTTCAATGTCAGATCAATGATCTAAAATCTTACCAACCTTTTAAGGTCTACTAAAGTAACAAGCCTTTTCACCTATGCGCTTGGTGCCAAACGGGGTTGCCCAGTATTCGAGATGCCTGCTCAAGAAATATTACTAACCCAGCTTCAGTTCGTAGAGCACGAAATGTCCCAGCTTCCCATTATTAACTCGATCAATCATCTGTGTATTGCTGCTTTTTTTTTCTTAATGAAGCACAAAGCAAATCAAGTAGTATAGAAGCTCAATAATTCAACACTTAAACAAATGTATGGGTTGCCATTATAATTAGGGGAGAATATTGATTCATAGCAAACGCACCAACTATTTGCAGACTTGAAAGATTGTTAATATTATAACATATATAGTAATAATAATCATGAGAAAGCAGAAATCAAAGTCGTGCAGGAGCCATCTCTAGCCTGAATCCAATTAACTGAGCATTGCTTCTTGATCTGAGAAATGACTGTCTTTCGTTTCTTCTGAAAatatgcggaaattcaattcggctcccgggtgcgtatgctccctataccaacaaaacatatttcgaagtgtggaaaaattttgacaaaaaattctacatgtacatctccataatatatgtgtatgcgtcaagtttcacgaaaaaataatattttttgtggactatgtaaaaatgagaaaacttatcctgtgaaaagcattgttttcagcactgaattttgtcttttttacacacgtcacatgataagttcattttttatgaacgactttgtgagcgcgtagcacatgaagatgtacgtgtgaattttttgtttcaatttttttgaaatttaaaatatgtgtaaaatgcatttcaaaatatagggagcatatgctcccatgttccaaaacatcactcccgaaaATATGCAACTATAGTTTTCGTAATATGAGCTGATAGAAACGGAGCCCTAGCAAAAATCTATATATATCACGAAATAAATTTCCTACAAACTGAAGAATTTTAGTTCAAGTTTTTAACGGGACGAAGCAAAGTTTTAATGTAGTAGATAACATAGGATCTAGAATCAGACATTGGGGAAACTAATCATGCCATTCAGAAATATCATGCTACTGAACAAATATGATCAAACCGCAAAATTCTAATGAGCCTGCTGGACAGAGTAATCAGGTGCCATGAGCAATACAACAAACACGACATAATTTCATCCATACGGGAGGAGAAGAAAACCGAGCTCACCTTGGTGATCCTTAGCTTGGTTACACAAATCCATCCAAACATACTCGAGAGTGTAAGTGATTCTCTTGAACTAACCTGTCCAATcgaggaaagatcaacctcgagagGTAGAAGAGAGAACACATACTTAACTGCAGTTGAGACATGATAGCcaattaaaaaaaactaaaacaatCTCATCTCTGTAGATAATTCCCCTTTTGCTGAATGACACACACACACCAACCCATCCGCGATCCCATCACATCGTTATCTTATTCTTACCCAGCCAGACATCCTGCTACCCCAGTTTGCTTAGCAATTAGAGGGGAAAGCAAGAAGTTTTAAGGAGCAGTACTACAGTAGTGAGGTTGACAATCGTAACAGATCGAGCTAGCGCGACGTAACCCATCTCCTGTACCTCCCTCCTGACCTGCTCTAGCTCCTTTTCCTGCTCGATGTATATGTCGGTGATAGGTCAACCTTCCCTGTGCGGGGGCAAGGCATGCTCTAACACCTGCGGAAGAACTCCACGCTCTCCGTCCACATCATGTCCTTTGCCGGAGGAAGGGGAGGGGCTGCAGCCAACGCCTTAGCCTCGAAATAGCCAGGTGTGACCTCCTCATCTTCCTTGATGGAAAGCCTCGCCATACCTTTGGCAGCGCAACTTAAAATCACAAAACCTTGAAATTTAAATGACAACAATAACTGATAAACAAACTCATGATTTTAAGATATTCTGTACATTTGTCATTTGATATGTATCGACATGTCCGGCGACTCGGAACCACACAGTCTATCCACACACCGCTATAGGACCATGTCAACCCAATGTGACATTTATAGTAAATATAACGTTGCTCTACCATAAAATACAACATTAGGAAGAAAACAACAGGCACGTACCATTCCACATTCACTTCCTTGGGCTCACCTTCTGGTGCTAGGCGTACAATGGTGTGGTAGTACTATGTCTAGAACAACCAATTCCCACACACATCGCCACTCAAATGCCAGTATCATAAGCTCAAATAGCAAACATAGGAAAACATTACCTCTTCAGGCAGTACGTTCAGTTTGGTGGCGTCTCCAATCTGCACAGCTTCTGAAGAAACCAAAAATCAATTTAACAACTCAACCTGGCGTGCTCGTCAATGCCCTAATCAGGGAGAGTTTTTGTATGGTCCGACATCTAATTTTGGACTGCCAAGTGAAATTCGTCAATGCCCTAATAAGAAAACAGAAATTTCGAAATCCAAAAAGGTCATCACGATTCGATGAGAAGGAGAGAAGCTATGCTTACCAGAGTATGACAAGCCTACTGGTATGCTCCTCCTGAGGAGGCGGCGATGGCCTTGCCACAATCAGGGGAGGCAAGGGCGGAGAGCACCTTGGCATTGCTCTTGAGTCTAGCCTGCTGCAGGACGTGGCAGGGTCGTCCTTGAGCATGTGGCTGCCAAAGATGAAGCCGATGCGTTTGGGATCCGTGTCCCCGTCCCGCAGCATCGACACCTGATCGCCCAGACGGGCAGCCTCCAACAGGCGGAGCATGGTGGCGTTGTGGGCGGCGTCAAGGGCGTGTAGGCACGCAAGGGCCTCAGTGATGCACGCAAGGGCGTTCTGGGCGGCGGAgtgggcggcggaggtggagatgGACCTGGCGGCGCGAGAGGTTAGGCGAATGCAGAGGCGGAGATCTCGCCAAGGATGGACGAAACAGAACCTTCTCCTCCTTTTTTAGGTGGTAGAGATTTAGGTACTTGAGATTTGACAGGAGGGTAAAACAGTCTAAATAAAATATGTTGGACGAAACCTATGatcggaggaaacagaaccagtttctcctttttatatagtataGAGAGAGATTTAGGTACTTGAGATTTGACGGGAGGGTAAAACAGTCTAAATAAAATATGTTGGACGAAACCTACGACtggaggaaacagaaccagtttCTCCTTTTTATATAGCATGTGCATCACAAAACTGTAACAGTAGCTCATGTGCTAGCTCAAACCCCTCTGAATATTAGTTTTCGGCGGGTATTGAGTGGTAACAAATGAACTTCATGGTTAACTTTGTGTCGCAAATTAATGACGGTAAATTTGAATGAAGAAAAAAGATCTTTTTGTTTGGAATCTATCACCATATGGCTTGTTTACGGTCaagtctatgtatgaggatccTATGAGTGATCACACCtcttttttgcgaaagtattctTGGAAGGTTAAAATTCCTCTTAAGATAAAGATTTCCATGTGGTTTCTGATTAATAAAGTTCtgttaactaaggataatttagccAAAAGACAATGGAATGGGTGCacgaaatgtgttttttgtggagATGAGGAAACTATTCAACACCGTTTCATTCAGTGTCCTCTAGCTAAGCTTATTTGGCGCATAGTAAATTTCacatatgatcttccacctccaaccaatattactaatatgttttgtaattggttgaatggagtagataggcaatctaaggcttttatccgtaTTGGGGTTTGTGCCTTGTGTTGGTCTATATGaagggtcagaaatgatattatttttaacaaaaaataatCTTTTCACTTCttacaggttatccatatggtgtctcATTGGATCCAGCTTTGGGCTCTCCTATcgccggagggacagcgggatgccatggtttctggatgcacacggctccagatggccACTCAGGATATTTGGTGCCAGGCTGGTGTCATACTAGGAGACTACTTTGAAGTGTTTTCAGAGTAGTTTATGCTTTTTtttgctggttgatttttgtatcaatcttTGGCGATGCTTTGAGTTGTAACAACTGAATTTGAATCCTTTTAATAAATGGCCATGTGAATCATCATGATGCAAAAGCCGGGATCCtatccccatttcaaaaaaaatctatGCTATATATCAACGAGAAAAACATGGAATGTTTGCCAACCCATGAGAGCAAATGCTTGGTTTGGGAAGGTGGTGTTGGGAGAAATTTTCTCCTTGAGGCACCTCTCTCAATTGCGCTTTGGGCTAAACTTCAAAATGTGCAACTTGATCAAAACATTGAAGACAGAGATAAGTTGGAAGCTCATGGCCCAATGGGCAATATTCGGCCAAATCCGCGTATTAAGTGCAATTCTTGGGTTCTATATCCTCCCAAGTTGGTGTGGAAAGTTTGGGCACCCCTAAAGCATTTTTTGCATGGCTCCTTGCACAAATTGAGTTTGGATGGCAGACCGAAAAAAACGAGGTTGGCCTAATTGTGGTTTACGCCTCTTTTGCAAGCAAGAAATGTAGTCGGGTTACCATCTTTTCGTTAATTGTAGGTTCGCCAAAAGAATTTGGCAAGGCTTCAAAGCTTGGATGGACATCCTGGACATTCATCCTAACCCATGGGCAGATCTTTCAATCTAGCACTGGTGGAGTACAATGACGGAGGGATATATTCCTAACCGCAAAGGCCATTGCTTCCCCACCTTACTTGTCACATCGGAAATTTGGAATGAGCGCAACACACGGATTTTTAACAACAAGCTTGCACCTTACATTATATTTTTAGAGAAAGTTAAGCTGAAAGGCGGTTTGTGGGTATCCGCGGGCGTAAAGCGCTTGGGTGAATTAATGCCAGGAGAATAACCCCTTATACTTTATTTTGGGTTGGACTATCTTGTCAAAACATTTCTCCTGAAAACATTAAGGAAAATCTTTtagccccatttcaaaaaaaaaaagtactgcATTCTGTCATTCACGTACATGCGCGCTCAGGAAAGACCGTCACACCGCACCGTCCAGCGATAGAACAGCAGATTCACATGAAACACCGATGATGATAGAGCTCGTTAGGTCGTAAGCACGGATGACCAACATGAGACGCGGGTGGTGCACCGGACGTTGGAGCGGGGCGGAAGGTACACGACAACTCGACAAGAGCGTGCGTAGTGCCTTGGGATAATAAACGAGCAACTCCGGCGGCATCGACCCAGCGACATCAACAGTACACTGCGCTCGCAAAACAAAATCTCTCGTTTCTAAGTATTTTTCAGCCTCTTAGAAGAGAGAGCATGAGAGCGAGATATAAATGGTTGTCTTTTGGAAGTGCTACAGTCTTCAAAGTCTCTGCTGCTTACAAATTGCCATAGGAGATCATATTGTTTTCCCAACTCTGAAATGGATTTGGAAGACATGCTGTCAATCTAAGTATAAAGTATTTTTTTGGCTCCCTATTATGGATAGATTATAAACAAGACAACTCTTCGAGAGGAAGAATTTCTTCATGACATATTATTTTTGTCCTATGCGCAGTTCTATCCTATTGAATCAAGGAACCATTTGTTCTTCACTTGCCCTTTTGCTATGCTTTGTTGGCGATACATCTTCCCTTCATGGACTCCTGCACCTCCTAATGCCACAATCATGTCCTTCATTGAGGGCCTTAAAGCTTCTATTCAGCAACCTTTATATTTGGAGATCATTGCTCTGGTTTGTTGGTCAATTTGGGTCATTTGAAATGACTATATGTTTATAGGGCTGGATCCAAGTGTGTATAGAGCAAGATCCATCTTCAAGCAAGAGATGGCTTTATTGCTTCACAAGGCCTCCAGGAAATCTTATGCTGGAATGCAATCCTGGTGATCTAATTTTGTATAGGTTCTTGTGTATATCTTTCTAGTTAGCTAGTTAGCCCTTCGGAGCTTTTCTCAAGCTCTGGTTTGTACTTTTGGAGCCTTTTACAAaacccaaaataaataaaaatatgcagtGGGGAAACCTACTGTTCAGCTTAAAAAAAATATAGATGGAATTGAAATGTTAGTCATTTCATCATGTAGCCATGAAATGGAAGTTATATGtagatgtatctagtcaacaaatatgttagatacatccgtatctaggtaAAGTGGAGTCAATGAATTTCGATTGGAGGGAGTACGTCTTTCACTTCATGAAGAATCTAAACAAAGATGGAATTGAAATGTTAATCATTTCATCATGTAGCCATGAAATGAAAATTATCTGTATCTGAACCAGACTGAtctttctctctcacacacacaagtATGTGCCATGAAGAGAGTAATGAAACTACTTATCTTAGGAATTAAGACTTCCAATCTAGCTAACTAAATTCTTTTAATAAGACTTGGGTAAGCACGACTAGCTCTTGCGAAATGCAAGGAAAACAGAGAGAACTCACATGAAGACAGTTCGCCCACCCCCTACAACTGACCATTTCTCTTCAGAACACCCCCTTATGTCAATCAAATGCATCCAAAATTCCAGCTAGTCATTCACATGAAACGCCGACGATGATAGAGCTGGTTAGGTCGTAAGCACAGACGAGCAGCATGagacgccggagcgcggcggaaGGTACACGACAACTCAACAAGCGCGTGGGTATTGCGTAGGGATAAATTAGCAACACCGGCGGCATCGAGCAGCGAAAGCAACAGCTGACTGGCGACAAGCGCTcgcaaaacaaaatctctcttttctgagTATTTGTCACAGCCTCTCTGAAGACAGAGCATGAGAGCGACATACAACTCTGATAACTAACTCGTGAAGTGAAATTTCTTGATTTAAGGATGATAACTTATATACAGAAGAAGGTGGATCACATCAACCCTCTTGGACACACTGACGGACACAAAAGgccttacacttagttgagcaaaTTCAGAGATAGTACTAGACACATATATAACCTGACAGAGCAAACCTAGCTAGAGATAACACGACTTGCAGAAATAATAACAACTAACGAGTATATAACTGTTGGTGAATCAAAACCCAAAGCAACTGCTGTAATTTTTGCGCCATCATCTCCATACGACCGACGCGCATCGATCAGGATTTACGGCGTCTCGTTCGTCTTGTTCTTCCAGAACCGGCGATAGACCTCCACGGTGCGGCCGTTGAGCTGCTGCGTCGGCCTGTTGTTGCGCCGGTAGCCTTTCTCCAGGGGCGCGATCAGGGCGGCGGCCTGCTCCATCGTCATTTCCCTCACCTGCAACAGGTTCCAGACATCCATGGTGAATTAAGAGAAGAAGCTTCGATCCAGTATTTCAGTTGTCAGAACTACTTTGTCGTGGTCAAGAGACTGATGGACATACCTGGCCGAGGATGTTCCAGATGACGTTCTCGGTGCACGGCGGCGTGGTGAGCGATCCGACGTACCGGTAGTAGGCGTGGGTGTACCGCCGCAGCGACCACATGCTCACCACTCCGGCCGGAATCGGAGCGCCTTTCTCCGCACGGCAGGCCTCCACGTAGAGCTCAGACAGCTTGTCCTGTATCTGTCGTCCACGAACAGAGGAAAGAGTTACACACAAAATCCAAATTCATATGGATAAGCTACAGATCACTCTCTGAATGAATCTTGACATAGAACCGTGCAGTGAAATCGAATCAGTATCAAAGATTTACATACCTGCATAAGGAAAGGCTCTGGTCTAATGCCGAGTCGGTACAGGATGGACAGAACGGTTATGTTACCCTCGTCGCTGATGTGCACCATGTGCTGCTCCACCGCAAACCTGCGAGACAGGCGATCGATCATTCAGTCATGAGAACTGATAACTCAATTTAATAAGACGATCGATCCATATGCAATCTTGGTGCAGGTTTCGGTCTGCAAACCTCTGGCCGTTGATGGTGTGCTCCGAGGGAGAGTGCCAGTGGATGTTCTTCAGCGTGTACTTGACCCCGTCGATGTCCACCGTCCCAGGCGCGTCTTCATACCGCAGCTACATCGATCAATCAAACAGAATAAGAACACAATTAACGGAAGCGGTTAGATAAATTTGCAGCAAGAGGATGAAACCCACAAAGTGGAAGGCAGGTTCAGAGCAAAATTTACCGCGATGTTGAAGATGTTGTCGACGAGGGTGGCGTTTGCAGCTTCGTAGTCCCGGTGAAGACGCCCCAGACTCGGATTGTAGACAACCTCGTCGGTCCTGATGTCGATCGGAGACTGGGTCATTCCCTTGGCGCA includes these proteins:
- the LOC124676691 gene encoding alpha carbonic anhydrase 1, chloroplastic-like isoform X1 codes for the protein MVKMAARNGIASVVALLLFTSFLTALACDTNGVEFGYFGSLGPKHWGRLNPNFTLCAKGMTQSPIDIRTDEVVYNPSLGRLHRDYEAANATLVDNIFNIALRYEDAPGTVDIDGVKYTLKNIHWHSPSEHTINGQRFAVEQHMVHISDEGNITVLSILYRLGIRPEPFLMQIQDKLSELYVEACRAEKGAPIPAGVVSMWSLRRYTHAYYRYVGSLTTPPCTENVIWNILGQVREMTMEQAAALIAPLEKGYRRNNRPTQQLNGRTVEVYRRFWKNKTNETP
- the LOC124676691 gene encoding alpha carbonic anhydrase 1, chloroplastic-like isoform X2; amino-acid sequence: MAARNGIASVVALLLFTSFLTALACDTNGVEFGYFGSLGPKHWGRLNPNFTLCAKGMTQSPIDIRTDEVVYNPSLGRLHRDYEAANATLVDNIFNIALRYEDAPGTVDIDGVKYTLKNIHWHSPSEHTINGQRFAVEQHMVHISDEGNITVLSILYRLGIRPEPFLMQIQDKLSELYVEACRAEKGAPIPAGVVSMWSLRRYTHAYYRYVGSLTTPPCTENVIWNILGQVREMTMEQAAALIAPLEKGYRRNNRPTQQLNGRTVEVYRRFWKNKTNETP